From one Microbacterium aurum genomic stretch:
- a CDS encoding Rieske 2Fe-2S domain-containing protein, translated as MSCRSATSRSRSPTPWRSTIRSPSGRQGSERAAVDDLVAWTRAHFAGAEPVTWWSAQDYQSHDLIPFIGVMPRTRGRVWFATGYGKWGLALAPAAALRIAAEITGVPWRERSAWMRAFGTRLTVPADLARGGAENVAVARVAASGWIGAARRPVPVPRPTEGEGVIAHRGVVPVGVSTVGGRTRAVRAVCTHLGGVLEWNDAECTWDCPLHASRFAPDGRRIEGPALTDLARLPRTAGEPVSRDAEAPLQTE; from the coding sequence GTGTCATGCCGGAGCGCGACCTCCCGTTCCCGGTCGCCGACGCCGTGGCGCTCGACGATCAGGTCGCCATCGGGGCGGCAGGGCTCCGAACGGGCCGCGGTCGACGACCTCGTCGCCTGGACGCGCGCGCACTTCGCCGGCGCCGAGCCGGTCACCTGGTGGTCGGCGCAGGACTACCAGTCGCACGACCTCATCCCGTTCATCGGTGTCATGCCCCGCACCCGCGGCCGGGTGTGGTTCGCCACCGGCTACGGCAAGTGGGGCCTCGCGCTCGCCCCCGCCGCCGCACTGCGGATCGCCGCGGAGATCACCGGCGTGCCGTGGCGGGAGCGGTCGGCGTGGATGCGCGCTTTCGGCACCCGCCTGACAGTGCCGGCGGACCTCGCGCGCGGCGGCGCGGAGAACGTCGCGGTGGCGCGGGTCGCGGCATCCGGCTGGATCGGCGCCGCGCGTCGCCCGGTTCCCGTGCCGCGGCCGACCGAGGGCGAGGGCGTCATCGCCCACCGCGGCGTCGTCCCGGTGGGGGTCTCGACCGTCGGCGGACGCACGCGCGCCGTGCGGGCGGTGTGCACGCACCTGGGCGGCGTGCTGGAGTGGAACGACGCCGAGTGCACGTGGGACTGTCCCCTGCACGCGTCGCGATTCGCGCCCGACGGCCGGCGCATCGAGGGGCCGGCCCTCACCGACCTCGCGCGCCTGCCGCGGACCGCGGGAGAACCCGTGTCGCGCGACGCGGAAGCGCCCCTGCAGACGGAGTGA
- a CDS encoding TetR/AcrR family transcriptional regulator, whose protein sequence is MSDPAPTSARDAVVAAALDLFATHGFEATSVEQIAQAAGVSRSTFFRQFGGKDDVVFSDHDVLLAQLREFLAVAGREPHENPWAAACAASVEVFRHFAAEPELARRRYAVVRQVPALREREIVTVFQYERLFDEYLRSALPGLDPVDAVAFSAAVTAVHNHVLRRLLRGTEDIPESVLTDAYDRLMHRFGVHPGGDEAQEDDLIVAVFPRRMPGAEVARRLRESL, encoded by the coding sequence ATGAGTGACCCCGCGCCCACCTCCGCCCGCGACGCCGTCGTGGCCGCCGCGCTCGACCTGTTCGCGACGCACGGGTTCGAAGCGACGTCGGTCGAGCAGATCGCACAGGCCGCCGGGGTGTCGCGCTCGACGTTCTTCCGGCAGTTCGGCGGCAAGGACGACGTCGTCTTCAGCGACCACGACGTGCTGCTCGCCCAGCTGCGCGAGTTCCTCGCGGTGGCGGGGCGGGAACCGCACGAGAACCCGTGGGCGGCGGCGTGCGCGGCATCCGTCGAGGTGTTCCGTCACTTCGCGGCCGAGCCCGAGCTCGCCCGCCGTCGTTATGCGGTCGTGCGGCAGGTGCCGGCGCTGCGCGAGCGCGAGATCGTGACGGTGTTCCAGTACGAGCGCCTGTTCGACGAGTACCTGCGCTCCGCGCTGCCGGGCCTCGACCCCGTGGACGCGGTCGCGTTCTCGGCGGCGGTCACCGCGGTGCACAACCATGTGCTGCGGCGGCTGCTGCGCGGCACCGAGGACATCCCCGAGTCGGTGCTCACCGACGCCTACGACCGGCTGATGCACCGCTTCGGTGTGCACCCCGGCGGGGACGAGGCCCAGGAGGACGATCTGATCGTCGCGGTCTTCCCGCGGCGCATGCCCGGCGCCGAGGTCGCCCGCCGGCTGCGCGAGTCCCTATAG